In the genome of Vespa crabro chromosome 17, iyVesCrab1.2, whole genome shotgun sequence, one region contains:
- the LOC124430092 gene encoding apolipoprotein D: MHRVGIKRFEFLDSLIVLSLLLASLIDDTGGVWKRREDKTKCPRVKGIRNFDITEFLGSWYIVQYYASSEEALIYRCMRAELSVSSESAEVTMNFTYSFTDDPINEQLVGNITWKIPSPELPAHWVHAEFPYEEIYNTYILDSDYKTWALLMHCAEKNKSPRYLSSFIMSRQPSLGVNVISYLREKLPKYDIDLEYMFPMEQKQCNQTDIPPYSISFVPISTDKKINSSRRHLLKRKHRRL, encoded by the exons ATGCATCGTGTTGGAATAAAACGTTTCGAGTTCCTCGATTCTCTGATCGTTCTCTCATTGTTGCTCGCTTCTTTGATCGACGATACCGGGGGCGTCTGGAAAAGACGAGAGGACAAAACGAAATGTCCAAGAGTCAAGGGAATACGAAACTTTGATATAACGGag TTTCTCGGATCGTGGTACATTGTGCAGTATTATGCTAGCTCCGAGGAAGCTCTCATTTATAGATGTATGAGAGCCGAATTGTCGGTGTCGTCTGAGAGCGCAGAAGTTACTATGAATTTCACGTATAGTTTTACCGATGATCCGATCAATGAACAACTCGTTGGTAATATCACATGGAAAATTCCTTCACCTGAGCTTCCAGCACATTGGGTTCATGCGGAATTTCCCT atgaagaaatatataatacttatatattggATTCCGATTATAAAACTTGGGCCTTACTGATGCACTGTGccgaaaaaaataagagtcCCCGTTATTTGTCTAGTTTCATTATGAGTAGACAGCCTAGTCTAGGGGTAAATGTAATTTCTTATCTTCGTGAAAAATTACCGAA GTATGATATAGATTTGGAGTATATGTTTCCTATGGAACAAAAACAATGCAATCAAACGGATATACCGCCATACAGTATATCTTTCGTTCCAATATCGACGGacaagaaaattaattctagCAGAAGACatttattaaaacgaaaacACAGACGGCTTTAa
- the LOC124430091 gene encoding protein Daple-like, with protein sequence MSDSDDTDVLLLIPPDLFLVPSSSDSDISTKQCYEKVNRSNGRRGVISELVGHMQSLENRISAIESKDNSLDISLLNNSLDSQTQENGYFYHKQSSRSNISVSQPSSLQTSPIKPRKSSSVPSTPIRYVSSNRINSNENDIRSNHYILKTNNTNQVNTNACNHEKHEVLKSHSDTHVVPSVFYHPGMIPHVADNFIIRESSSVSNDNKSANNMYNKACDKSYLVPSTSNLLSTIGNRVVDSSKKIVNMEISEVDELIQEMEATDLELSKRINGANSYQCNQKKLDSFLQKQTIGQGNNEIEATSMISKNRGIHAYTDISLKTCPNSLFQLDETDKLISDFKQWEERIRQTVPDKSHNLQNTNDNPANNIELLHNKKTTDIITSMPESNQIRFKRNEIGGTNAKEMQENVTSILENPEGIHNSNGQNKYTIVPEVTETKSELLTNICTKSLYTSSLQDIVKDTEPSLRPQKLLSLSDFWDNNTNKSQGEMIRIKLEEEKFRREHCEILIQELQKRLLEHQEKLAVAVRVDYEKDVLISQFNNAWSKIKQRVQILERERDDLEKNLHNINEKHQSEINEFQSQIKRCEGELSKALDLAAGYKEKSDSLMKEKIDLLKVHADELENSKSLIQETENRYQQIKGEYNKLIETNRQTDESLKNIQQELNRERLRGNEVKNEMSVIHKALDTCEAELTILKQEKENLQLKIKEEINRNNILEQKNVFLLNSLDDAKKAERLAKEEKKSLEEQQVKMRSELQEVYQKQVDEVVKAKLQEFQTQLDSAELEFVEELKSRQQVIAECAARKIKEIIDKHRLEINLLEEKHKEEKRLCELQLAQAVQKSSLLEMHLNSQRANKSQLAEQLHSVMQKQWQQALHIISGGNIENLSPLERLTAEKFFESKIPKESVSNCQIKISQEPSSTTPTSSSRIQNIQNDRNRNENLIDIPLSNKKDSKEDLRKYIKLIAEMQEPKEEYTNFFENISSPQICREVPRKHYTKKELSITNEDSILLQATSEGSAHDCSEYIPVPQKFNSKIEQQRNKPPWK encoded by the exons atgaGCGATTCGGATGATACGGACGTCCTACTCCTTATCCCACCTGATCTCTTCCTTGTACCATCATCCTCTGATTCTGACATTAGTACAAAACAGTGTTATGAAAAAGTAAATCGTTCTAATGGAAGAAGAGGAGTTATATCAGAGTTAGTTGGTCATATGCAATCATTAGAGAATAGAATTTCTGCTATCGAATCTAAAGATAACAGTTtggatatatcattattgaacAATTCATTGGATTCTCAAACACAAGAAAACGGATATTTCTATCATAAACAATCAAGCAGAAGTAATATCTCCGTAAGTCAACCATCCAGTTTGCAGACTAGTCCCATCAAACCTCGCAAGTCCTCCTCAGTTCCTTCTACGCCTATTAGGTACGTATCATCCAATCGTAttaattcaaatgaaaatgatataagATCGAATCATTATATTCTGAAAACTAATAATACTAACCAAGTTAATACTAACGCATGTAATCACGAAAAGCATGAGGTTTTAAAGTCTCATTCTGATACTCACGTGGTACCATCTGTTTTTTATCATCCTGGAATGATCCCGCATGTTGCtgataattttatcataagGGAATCTTCTTCTGTTTCAAATGATAACAAAAGTGCAAATAATATGTACAATAAAGCATGTGATAAATCATATTTAGTACCATCTACCTCGAATTTGCTTAGTACAATAGGAAACCGTGTTGTGGACTCTTCTAAAAAGATAGTAAACATGGAAATTTCTGAAGTTGATGAATTAATTCAAGAAATGGAGGCTACAGATTTGGAATTATCTAAAAGAATAAATGGTGCTAATTCCTATCAATGTAATCAGAAAAAGTTGGATTCATTTCTTCAAAAACAAACTATTGGTCAAGGCAATAATGAAATCGAGGCTACTTCTATGATTTCTAAAAATCGAGGAATTCATGCTTATACTGATATATCATTAAAGACCTGTCCAAATAGTTTATTTCAATTAGATGAAactgataaattaatttctgatTTTAAACAATGGGAAGAAAGAATTCGTCAAACGGTTCCTGATAAGAGTCATAATCTTCAAAATACAAATGATAATCCTGctaataatatagaattattacataataagAAAACCACTGACATTATCACATCTATGCCAGAATCAAATCAAATTAGATttaagagaaatgaaataggTGGTACTAATGCAAAGGAAATGCAAGAAAATGTAACGAGCATTTTAGAAAATCCTGAAGGGATACATAATAGTAAtggacaaaataaatatacaatagtTCCTGAAGTTACAGAGACTAAATCTGAacttttaacaaatatttgtaCAAAATCACTTTATACCAGTAGTTTACAAGATATTGTCAAAGATACAGAACCATCATTGAG GccacaaaaattattatctttatcagaCTTTTGggataataataccaataaatcACAAGGAGAAATGATTAGAATtaaattagaagaagaaaaatttcgaagaGAG CATTGCGAGATATTAATTCAGGAACTTCAAAAACGTTTATTGGAACATCAAGAAAAGCTCGCAGTTGCTGTTAGAGTAGATTATGAAAAGGATGTATTAATTTCACAATTTAACAATGCATGGTCGAAAATAAAACAACGTGTTCAGATATTGGAAAGAGAACGCGATGATTTAGAAAAGAATcttcataatattaatgaaaagcaTCAatctgaaataaatgaatttcaatCGCAAATAAAACGTTGCGAGGGAGAATTATCGAAAGCATTAGATCTCGCAGCTggttataaagagaaaagtgatagtttgatgaaagaaaaaattgatttgttAAAAGTTCATGCGGATGAATTAGAAAATTCTAAATCATTGATTCAGGAAACAGAAAATAGATATCAACAAATTAAAGgggaatataataaattaattgaaaccAATCGTCAAACCGATGAAAGTTTAAAGAATATACAACAGGAATTAAATAGGGAACGTTTACGAGGTAACGAAGTGAAGAATGAAATGAGCGTAATACATAAAGCGTTAGATACTTGCGAAGCAGAATTGACAATACTTaaacaagaaaaggaaaatttacagcttaaaattaaagaagaaattaatagaaataatattctagAACAGAAGAACGTTTTTTTACTTAATTCTTTGGACGATGCAAAAAAAGCAGAA AGATTagcgaaggaagaaaaaaaatcattggaGGAACAACAGGTAAAAATGAGAAGCGAATTACAAGAGGTCTATCAAAAACAAGTCGATGAAGTAGTAAAAGCAAAGTTACAAGAGTTTCAAACGCAACTCGATTCGGCTGAATTAGAATTCGTTGAAGAATTAAAATCAAGGCAACAGGTTATAGCCGAATGTGCTGcaagaaaaatcaaagaaattatcgataa ACatcgattagaaattaatttattagaagaaaagcacaaagaagagaaacgattgTGCGAATTGCAATTGGCACAAGCGGTACAAAAGTCATCCTTATTAGAAATgcatttgaattctcaacgtGCCAATAAATCTCAATTGGCAGAACAATTGCATTCGGTTATGCAAAAACAATGGCAACAAGCGTTACATATAATATCAG GTGGTAATATCGAGAATCTGTCACCATTAGAAAGATTAACGGCGGAGAAATTTTTCGAGAGCAAAATACCTAAAGAATCTGTATCAAattgtcaaataaaaatttcacagGAACCGTCGTCGACAACACCGACGTCGTCATCCAGAATTCAAAACATTCAGAATGATCGTAATCGTAATGAAAATTTGATCGATATTCCattgtcaaataaaaaagattcgaaagaagatcttcgaaaatatatcaaactt ATCGCCGAAATGCAAGAGCCTAAAGAGGAATATAcgaattttttcgaaaacATATCGAGCCCGCAAATTTGTCGTGAAGTTCCACGAAAGCATTAtacgaagaaagaattaaGTATAACGAACGAAGATAGTATTTTATTGCAGGCAACCTCGGAG gGTTCGGCACACGATTGCAGCGAATATATACCTGTACCACAAAAGTTCAACAGTAAGATCGAGCAACAAAGAAATAAGCCACCATGGAAATGA